A segment of the Camelus bactrianus isolate YW-2024 breed Bactrian camel chromosome 22, ASM4877302v1, whole genome shotgun sequence genome:
GGCTGCCGCCCTCTCCAGATAGCTCTCAGGACAGCCCTCCTGAGCAGAGTTGCTTCAGGTCCCGGCTGCCCCACACAACAGTCCCGTGTCTCCTTCCCTTGCAGCGGTCGCCGGTGCAGGCCAATAGCTCCTCCAGCAAGACGGCTGGGGCTCCCACGGGCACGGTGTCGCAGCAGCTGCAAGTCCACAGTGTCCCGCAGAGTGTCCCCGTCACCCAAGAGGTGCCAGGCCAAGGCGGGCAGTGGCAGGGGCGAGGGGTCCTGGCCAGGCGGCCTCTGCGTCCTCTTTCAGCTGTCCGTGGGATTTGCTGTAGGGAAGGCCAGTGACAGACAAGCAGATGGGGGTCCAGCCCCACCCTGCCACCTGGGCCTTTGGCAAGCACCTCTGCTTCTCTCCAGACTGTGCATTCTCATCTAAATAATGGCTTCtgccctgggggcctgggagcAGTGTGGttggggctgctgtgaggatgagATGCCGTCCTGGTGGAAAGCACCTCGCATTGAATGGGCCCTGGAAATGGCTTCAGAAAACAACCTGGACCTCTTTGAGCCCATTTGCCTGGAGAAAACCCCAAGGCCAAGTCTTGGCTCACCCCTAAAGGGCTCAGGGAGAGGCCTCAGCCTCCAAATCCATGCCCAATCTTCTGCAGAAGGCCTCATTCGAGCTGCCAGCCATGGCGGCCAGAGCAGGTTAAGAAGCAAGGGTTGTCTGTCATCTGGTTGCTACCACTCAAGTTGAGGGGTTCCCAGCCCCTTGGAAAACCAGATGAAAGCCACAGACCTTTTCCCTGGAGGAAAGCAGAAACCCCACCCTGGGATTCATAGGTACTCTGCTGcctggcctcccagcctccctcaacCTCTAGACCTAGGTTCAAGACCTGGCTCCATCACTCAGCATttaccctccccccagcctctgTCCCTCACTCTGTGCCTGAGGACGCAGAGTGAGCACAGAAGTGAGGACAGTCAGCATCATGGAGGTGGGGGTGTGAGATAACCCACATAGGGAGCTGGGGTGGAGAGCAGGGACTCACTCTTTTCTTACTGGGCTGCTGTGAGGCTTACGAGTTCATGTGGGCAGGGGGTGGTGCTTGGGGACAAGTGGGCAGCCATCCTCACCATGGTTACCATATTCTGACTCACCTTTCCTTCCCCAGAGGTCTGTGGTCCAGGCCACTCCACAGGTGCCCAAAGCTGGCCCCGTGCAGCAGCTCACAGTGCAAGGGCTCCAGCCAGTCCATGTGGCTCAAGAGGTGTGTGTCTCCCCCACCTACTTCTGGGCAAACtagggctgggccctgggctgggctggggaggggagaggtgcaGTCCCTTCAGGCCGCAGGGAGGGTGTGGAGCTACCCTGAGGGGATCTATCTGGGTGTGGGGGAGGCAGCTGGAGCCTTCAGAACCCCAGCCTCACCCTGGGCTCCGTGGGCTGCAGACGCGGTCCTGTTGCCTTCCTCTTTCCCCGCACCTGGCAGTTCAGGGCCCAGGATTTGCTAAGAGATACCTGGATTCTCCCCTCCCTGACTCGGGGTGGGCATCTTCTGGTCGGGTTGCTGCCTGAGCTCAGCAGCCTGGTGGGCGGTGGAGGCCTGGAGCCCCGCCCGCGGCCGCCCCCGGTGACCCCACAGTGTCTCTGTTTGTCCTCCAGAGCTCAGGCAGTCAGTTTCCCGCTAGGAAGGCAGAGCAGCAAGAGCCCCAGCCCACGCCGCCACCGGAGCCGCCGCCCCGGCCGCCCAcgcccgggcccgggccgggcgtGCTGGCCCAGGAGCCACCGCCGCTCCCGCCCGCGTGCAGCGGCGAGGCCCCGCAGCTAGGCAGCCCCGAGCCGCCGCCGCCCCATTACGAGCCGGGCGCCGAGCAATGGGTGGAGCTGGTGGGTGTGCTGCCCCCGCACCTGCTCCTGCCGCAGCAGAAAGTGGTCCTCGAGCCACTGCCCGGGCTCCCGGCCCAAGCCAGCCCCGACCAGAGGGTCAGGATCCAGAGAGTCCCCCAGGTGCTAGTGTTCGGCACGGCCGCCACGGCCCTCAAAGTAGGTGGCGGACGCACGGGCAGGGTGCaaggggcgggcggggcgggatGCGCTGGCCCCGGCCCGTGCCCGGCCCCCGCAAGCCTTGTAGACCCCCACCTCCACCGGGCCAGTCTGGTGACCCGCCTCTGATTCCCCTAAAGCGGGCTCCATGTCCCAGGCTCCGCCCCTACagactggggtgggggatggggtgggggaattCAGGCCCCGCCCCTAAGGCTTTGTCTGTAGTTCCAGGTTCTGGCCCACAAATGGGGCCCCACCCCTGGCCCCGACTCCACCCCTAGCATCCTGtgaaccccccacccccccaaccctgTTCATAGGGGTATGTCCTTGATGCAGGCTCCAACTCTGAGGCCTTGTCTGTAGTTCCAGGCATCGACTTTAGTGACAGCCTTGTCCCAGAACTTGGCTCTGCCCCTGGAGTTCAACTTTCACACCCACAGTAGGAGTCTGGGGTCCCCTCTGGCCACCTTACCTCAGGCCCCACCCTTGCTGTCCCCAGCCCAAGCAGAGAGTCTTGGCTTCTCCTGACACAGTTGTGCCTAATTCCCAGCCTGTGGGCCTCTGACCCCTGGCCTAGTCCAGGGTGTTCAGAGAGCCCAGAAGTGCAGCCTTCCAGCTAGGTGTCCCAGCGAACTTAGGCAGCTGCCAGACCTTTAGAAGCAGAGGCAAGGAGTTGGCCCACCCCTGACCCTGTATACCCTTCCTCCCACACCAGGTGCAGCAGCTCCAGCAGGTGCCAGTCCCACATGTGTACTCCAGCCAAGTGCAGTATGTGGAGGGCGGCGATGCCAGTTACACGGCCAGCGCCATGTGAGTGGGGGggagtgctgggggaggggacaggaggaggggCATGGGTCTCCCCAGGACCCCCCAGGACTTGAGGCCTCAGCCCTCAGTGGAGCAGCCAGCCTTCAAGGCCTCAGGTGACAAATCAGATGGTGGGTACTCCCGAACGGCAGCCTGCCACCACCAGGAAGAGGCAAAACAGAGGGACCCTGGCAGGCTGGGAAAAGCATCTCAGCATAGCTtagggctttggagtcaggtggGGCTGGTTCtttgcaaaaaaacccaaaaaacaaaagtgaaaaattaaaaaaaaaaatttacaagataAAAATTTCTAAGTAATAGGGAGTGCTAAACAGTGAAAAAAGAACTCTCTTTCACTCCTGACCCGCAACCCTGCCCCGGAGGGGATGCTGTgatctgtttctttgtttcctcccAGAGATACTCTGAGAATTGAAGTTACCCACATTCTTTGTTCAGAAATAGAGGCAGTGTGTTCTGTCCCTAATTTCTTCCCTAGCCACGTATCTCAAAGCTCTTCCACTATTAATTAGACCATGTGGGTACCAGTCATCTCTTAACCGCTGTATGATACTCCTCTGTACAGCCACAGCCTGAATGACGTAGCCAGTCCCCACCCAGGCAACCCATAGGTGACTTCCACTCCCTGGTGCTGCACACATCTCAGCATTAGCATGGGCCACATCAGCAGATGTCTGCCCCAGGCCTGCCCTCACCCCGGCTCTGGCTTCTTACCGGGGACCCTCCATACACCACCTTCCATCTCCCAGTTTCTGTGGTAATAATTCCAGGACTCAGAGTTACTGTAGTTGTTGTGTCTGTGTTTTGGAAGTTTCATTTGGCTTTCTTTGCATTTGCctgatctttttttcttacatCCCTGTCGCCTGTCCCTCTGGGCATGCCACTGGGGGTGGATTAGTTCATGGAATGACTCAGACCCTGGGTCATTGATGCTGTGGCTGACCCCAGGGGAGTGGCCCCAGCACCTGAGTCGTGGCATCCAGTTTCCTTGTAGTTCTGTCGGTTTATTTCTGGTGCTGCCAGTCTTATCTGTGCCGTTGACCAGAGCTGGCAGGGACCACAGAGGGCATTCCAGAGAAGAGCCTGGCTCTCGAGGCCCGTAGGGGCTCCTTCTGCCTCCCCTGGTCTGTTTTTGCTTCTGACTGAATTCTTTCCTCTGTTGATTATAGTGCGTGATCACACATAGTCCACCGATGCCATCGGCTTCTTCTGCTGTGAAGTTCTTGTATCTCTTGTCTCTCCCTCACAGTGGGTCATTACCATGTTCCCAGCTCTTCGCTGGCCCTGTTCCTCGCCCTGACCAAAGTCATAGTCTCTGGGCCTCCATCCCTGGGCCTGTCCAGGTTGTGTCCAGAGACACACACATTCGTTTATTGTTTCAGCAAATAGCTCTTGAAGCAATGTTTTCTGGGAGCACGTGTTGCGTGTGGGGTGCTGGGCACACTGTGGtccctgctgggggaggagggccgGCAGGCGCACAGCACTGGCTCAGGTCACGCACTCGGTGTCACTTGAGTAGTAGATGTGGATGCATCTGAACCAGGAAATAGTGAGCAAGAGCTGTATCCTGGGGTTTGATGGGCGATGCTCACCTTGAGTGACCACACAGCCCCACCCCAATCTCTCTCCTTGCTGCCCCCAGAGGCCCGCAAGACTCCCTCCCCTTCATCCTTTGGCACCTTCTGAGCCAGACCATTCCTGACTGgcctccctctcttcctgaatttaaaaaattgaatgtatgttttaaaatcacTAATAAATATATTAGGAGGGACTGAAAAATCAAAACTGTGTCCAACCATGTCTAGTGAGGTGCCTGCCCCATGTCCATGGGCCCTCCACCCCCTCAGAGATGGCAGATGTAGCTATGAAATGCCACATCATCTCCTTCCTTCCCAAGGCACCATCCACACCCTTCCCTACCTCTTTTGTTCACTTAATGGGATGTTCTGGGGCTTGTTCTTTGGCAGGACCTCAaaacctccctcctcctccctcacccctgtGTAGGATTCCATCACCTTTTACCTTAACAACCCACTAAAGATGGAGCCCCAGTCATTTTTACTCTCTTGCAGTGACTTGCAGCCTTGAGCCCACCTCACCTGATGCAGGTTCTGGGGTAGCTGGAGAACTCTCTAGGGCGGGATATATCACTGGGTCAAAGGGAAACCCATCTATACTCCGACAGTCATCACCAACCAGCCCCTCCAGGTGGCTACTGGACTGAGAAGCAGAGCCCCCCACACCCCCTTCCTGACTCGTGTACCTTGGTGCACGCCACCTTCCGCAGTGCTGTTGACTTACCTTTGCACTTGGCTTCTTCTCTGGTTCCCTCGCTTAGGACGTTAACTCCCCTAGGGCAGGGCCTTTTCTGCTTTGTCCACTATTGGATTTCCCATACCTAGAGCAGTGCCCAGCATACAGCAGGCTCTCAGTAGTTCTTTTTATGATTGAGTGAAGTGCGTGGCCTGTTGCAAGTTACCTAGCCCTTCTAGCTCCACTTGCTCATGTCTGAAGTGGGGACTCCCAAGTCAGGGGCtgctctgaggattaaatgaaaaattgctCGTCAAGCACTCGGGGTGATGACTGGTCCAGTATGGAGGGCTCTTGCTTCACCCTCCCCTTCTGAGAGGTCCCCTGCTGCAGAACTCCCCTCAGTCATGCCCCTTGGCCACCCAGCTCTTGTCCCctgactctctccctctcctttcacAGCCGCTCCAGCACCTACCCCTACCCCGAAACGCCGCTGTACACGCAGACCGCCAGCACCAGCTACTACGAGGCCGCGGGCACAGCTGCCCAGGTCAGcactcctgccacctcccaggcGGTGGCCAGCAGTGGCTCTGTGCCCATGTACGTGTCCGGCAGCCAGGTGGTCGCCAGCTCCACCAGCAGTGGGAGTGGGGCCAGCAACAGCAGCGGTGGTGGCGGTGGCAGTGGCGGCGGGGGAGGCGGTGGtgggggcggcggcagcggcagcagcagtgGCAGCGGAGCAGGCACCTACGTGATCCAAGGCGGCTACATGCTGGGCAGTGCCAGCCAGTCCTACTCTCACACCACCCGTGCCTCACCAGCCACTGTAAGTGCCAGCCCAGGCCCCGGAGGAGgcggggcagtgggggtggggggaccctgGCTGGAGGTGGTGGGTGGTGGTTGTGGGCCACCATCAACAGGAGCCGGGGTGGCCTGGTGCCAGGGTGCTCAGGTGAAGGTGGCCTGGAATTAAATCTTCGCTGTGTGGCCTCAGAcaagttactcagcctctctgggcctcagctaaTTGCATGAAGCTCTCAGAGGTGATACCCCAGAAGCATCATCTACTCAGATAGTAGACGGTGATGGCGGATAGACGGCAAGGGGATGGAGAGGCAGACGCCACCTTGGGAGGAGCTGCTCTGAACAAGGTTTCGTGTCCATCTGGCAGGCAGAGAGATAAACTCCCTCTGCCCAGAGGCAGCTCTGTGGAGCAGCCCTAGATCCTAACGCTGACCGGGCCCCTCACCAGCTCTGTTACTGTGGTGGGGTGCTCCTGGAGTGGTCCCTGTCCCTCTTGGAGCTTGGGGTCTGGAGTGATGGCTTCCCCTCATTTTTAACTACTGCCCTCTCCCATGGCAACCCACTGTGGACCCCATAACCAAGACGGAAGCTTTCTAGGAAGGCCAGCCTTCCCTCAAGCCATGTGGCCTGGCTTCTAGTCTGTTTTATTAAATGCTGACATAACTGATCTCATGACCCACTAATGGGTCCTGAAAACATGGCTCACTAGAACAGTGCTGTCTGACAGCACGTTCTccggtgatagaaatgttctctcTGTGCTGCCCAGTGCAGAGGCCTCTGGCTGCATgaggctattgagcacttgaaatgtgagtTTCCAGGCCCCAGGAACTGAGTtgagtggttttttaaaaaactattttgaaagaaTTGTAAAGTCACAGAAGCTGCAGAAATAGTAGAGATCCCTGTGGCCCCTTCCCCCAGGTTCCCCactaattatattttatgtaactgCAGTTCAGTATCTAACCAGAAAACTGACATTGGTACCAGGCTGGTGTCTGCTTCTGTCTTTGTATCACATGGAAAGATGTGGgaaaccaccaccataatcaacATGCAGAACTGTTCCATCACTGCAAAGATCTCCCACCTTTAGAgtcacccctgccctcctccttctgatcatccctaacccctggcaatcaTGAATCGGTTCCCCATTTCTGTAAcactgtcatttcaagaatgttctgTGAGTGGAATCCTACTTCATGTGACCTTTTGACATTGGCTTTTTCCATTCagcataaattaatttaaatagttcTGTGTGGCTGGTGGTGACTGATTTGGACAGTGCAGTCCTAGAGAATTCCATCAGATTTAGTTCCCATGGGTGACTGTGAGACAACGTGCCCTCTCGTGGGGTTGTCAGGATCACAGTCAGAAATATAGAGGGTGCTGAGCAGCGAGCAGTTGAGAAATGGTAGCAGTTAGCACTCTCCTGTCCCCCCTCGGGCCCCAGGTCCAGTGGCTTCTGGACAACTACGAGACGGCTGAGGGCGTGAGCCTGCCGCGGAGCACCCTCTACTGCCACTACCTGCTGCACTGCCAGGAGCAGAAGCTGGAGCCTGTCAACGCCGCGTCCTTCGGCAAGCTCATCCGCTCAGTCTTCATGGGCCTGCGCACCCGACGTCTCGGTACCAGGTGGGGCCACCTGCCCCTgacagcccccagcagccacaaGGCTCACCCTCCCCCCACATTATTGAGGGCTTCAGCTCCCCTTTGTACCCTCACTCACTCCTCTCCAGCCCCATTTGGCCTCTTCACAGCTCCTCTGACACGTGCatgctcccaccccagggcctgtCCACTGGCTGTGCCTTGTGCCTTGTGTGTCTTTCCCCATCTCCTGATCAAACACCTCCTGGCCCACTTAAATAAAACTGCAGCCTTCCACCACCTCTCTGACATCCACTCCCCCTTACTGTTTCTCCTCAGCACTTAGCACCTTCCAACAGGCCTTTTATGTTACTTCTCTTGTTTCTGATCTGTCTTCCAGTGCTGAAATGCACATCCCTTGAGAGTGCGGGGGATGTACACAGTCAGTACTTACTCAGGGTCGTGGGGCAGTGAATTCACTTAGGAAGGAGCAAGGAGCCATCCTGTGATCCTACCCTTCCCCGCTTCTCCTCTGTGACCCCCTCACACCTCTCCAGACTGAGCCCTGCTCGTCACTTGGTTCCAGCTCCCAGCTTAGGCCCTAGACAgcacctcattcattcattcaaacataTGTACATGCATAACCTTGAGCAAAGTACTGCAtctctttgtgtctcagtttcctcatctgtcaatcCAGGATGCCAGGAGCACCCTTCGTAGGGTAGGGATGAGGAACACGTGGATTCGTATGTGCTAAGTGCtcggaacagtgcctggcacattgttaTGAGTAGCAGTCAGCAAATAACTGCTAAGCACTCGCCCCCTGACACTGGCCCTGGCTTCACAGGGCTCGGTCTGCAGGTGGGGGCCTCTCCTGGGACCCACAGTCCCTGCACTTCCCCAGCCCAGCACCCCTAGCTCTGTGGAACATGGGGCTCTGTTTGGCCCCCTagcagaggggaggtgggtgtgATGTGACGCTCTTGGGGGACGACTGGTGGCCTCCCCCAACCCAGCCCTCACCCTCTGCCTCCCTTCTAGGGGCAACTCTAAGTACCACTACTACGGCCTGCGCATCAAGGCCAGCTCTCCCCTGCTGCGGCTGATGGAAGACCAGCAGCACATGGCTATGCGGGGCCAACCCTTCTCACAGAAGCAGAGGTAGGAGGATGGGCCAGGCCCAGTGCTGGTGGGCAGGGAAGGGCATGGCAGCCCGTCCCCGCTCCAGCCGCCTGCCCATCCTTTCCCCAGGCTCAAACCCATTCAGAAAATGGAGGGCATGACCAACGGTGTGGCCGTGGGCCCACAGCAGGCCACTGGGCTGTCGGACATCAGTGCCCAGGTCCAGCAGTACCAGCAGTTTCTGGGTGAGGGCTCCctgggctctggggtggggcctctgGCAGGGTCTTCGGGTCCTGGAGAGTGTGCATGGTTCACTTGCCCTCCCTGGACCTCATCAGCCCCACTGCACATGGGGGAACTTCTGTTTCATAGCAACGTGGTGCCAACTTAGTGGGGTCCCAGGATGAGGCTTGAGGGGGCAGGCAGGTGGGGGATGAGGGGCCTCATGGTGTCTCTTCTGTTCCCAGATGCCTCAAGGAGCCTCCCTGACTTCTCAGAGCTTGACCTCCAGGGCAAAGTGCTGCCCGAGGGCGTCGGGCCTGGAGACATCAAGGCCTTCCAGGTCCTGTACCGGGAACACTGTGAGGTAGGGCTTGTGGGCAGCGGGCAGGGGCAAGGGAGGGCCATGCAGCCGCCCAGCCTCATGAACACCCAGCCTCCCCAACAGGCCATCGTCGATGTCATGGTGAACCTGCAGTTCACCCTGGTGGAGACACTGTGGAAAACCTTCTGGAGGTACAACCTCAGCCAGCCCAGCGAGGCGCCGCCGCTGGCTGTGTGAGTGCCTCTGCGTCGAGGCGGGGAGTGGGAAAGGAAGTTGGTTGGGCACCATGTGAGTCAGCACCCAAGGCTGAGGGGGCCAGAGCTCAGATTTCATGCAGGGGTGGGGGCTCCTGTCAGACCCCTGCAGTTTGTGGGGTGCACATGCCTTCTGAGCCCCGCTCAAGCATGTGCATGTGTACCAGTCTGATGCTCGGTGTATGGGATGACATGACCCCCAAGCCATTTCCTCCCTGTGGTGGGTAGGTGCCTGTGCCCTGGTATGCAGGGTGTAAGGTCCCTCTCTGACCCTAGGGGCATCGTGGCCTGGGTCAGCCTCACCCTGGGGGTCTGCGAGAAGCAGGGAGTACCTGCCTGagccctgggtggggtgggggtgctgagCCCTTCTGACTCTGGATATGCGACCATGGAATGTCCTTGTgaccctggggtggggtgggtgcccACAGGCACGATGAGGCTGAGAAGCGGCTGCCAAAGGCCATCCTGGTGCTCCTCTCCAAATTCGAGCCTGTGCTCCAGTGGACCAAGCACTGTGACAACGTGCTGTACCAGGGCCTGGTGGAGATCCTCATCCCTGATGTGCTACGGCCCATCCCCAGTGAGTGCGCGGCCCCTGgtacccccaccccgccccaccccgcccccgagTCCCGACCAGCCCTCGCTACCACCCACAGGTGCCTTGACCCAAGCGATCCGGAACTTTGCCAAGAGCCTGGAGAGCTGGCTCACCCATGCCATGGTGAACATACCCGAGGAGATGCTGCGGGTGAAGGTGAGTGTGTGAGGGAGGCTGAGGGCCAGCTTGGGCCCACAGCCTGGCTCCTCCTTCCTGGCTAAGGGGCTGTGGGTTGGGGGCCTCGGTCTTCTGTGCCTGACAGAGGCAGTAAGATTTGTCCTCATGTCTGTTCCCTCGGAATGAACTTTGGGCGTTGTCTTTACAAACCAGCTTCCTCGGGTGCACACTTCTGAAACAACCCATTTGTGGTATTTTTGTATGCAACAcagcatcttaaaaaaataaaaactgagtgCAAACTTGAACTAGTTCTCTTCAGATAACTTCAACAGAAAGTGCTTTTGTGTTCAGAATGAGATAAAatctaagacaaaaaaaaaagaaaatctataagGCAACAATAATGGCCCTCTTCATCAAGGCTGCACATTCCCTAACTACCAAGATGTGAGGAATTAGATGGGATGTGCTTGCTCTTGagcaaacaataataataaaaagaaagaaaaggttgttttttttttaagtctttaagatGATAACATGACAGCTAAACAGAACTAAATGTCTGAAGAATGACCCTTGGGTATGCTGGACACAGGGCAGGGCCCCGGGAGAGTAGAAGCTGGATCTAGGGGGGAAGCCCTTCTGATCTGGCAAGATTTAGATATTCATTTATTGTAtatgcatttattgagcacctgctgtgtgcccagcatgGTTCTCAGTGTTGGGACCATAGCAGTGACCAAGATGGCCAAAACTCTGGCCCTCCCGGAGCTGACATTCAAGGGAATAATatccaaacaaaatgaaacaaaaggttATGGAAGCAATGCCCTTTCTGAGCCGTGGCTTCTGgtattttcttgtgttttttcattaaaaataataatgctgttCAGACCCACATTGATTTATTTGGACTCATTCTTTGAGTTGGTGGACACCCAAAGTTTGGAAATCCCGACCCTTTGGTCCCCCCCAGTAAAAGCAAAAGGTACATCCCTCTCTTTTAGGAGGAAGGCTCACAGAGGTTGCAGTGGGTGGGGCCGGGGACGGCGAGGGTGGGTTCCGCAGAAGCCACAAGCCTCGGGCCCCACAGGTGGCAGCGGCCGGCGCCTTCGCGCAGACACTGCGGCGCTACACGTCGCTCAACCACTTGGCGCAGGCGGCGCGCGCTGTGCTGCAGAACACCGCGCAGATCAACCAGATGCTGAGCGATCTCAACCGTGTGGACTTCGCCAACGTGCAGGTGAGCGCGGACGGGGCAGGCGAGCTCGGGTAGGTCCGGTGGGACAGGCCTGGGGCGCCAGCTGAGCCGCGGGCACCTGCCCCGCTGTGTCCCAGGAGCAGGCCTCATGGGTGTGCCGCTGCGAGGACCGCGTGGTGCAGCGGCTAGAGCAGGACTTCAAAGTGACGCTGCAGCAGCAGAATTCACTGGAGCAGTGGGCAGCCTGGCTGGACGGCGTCGTGAGCCAGGTGCTCAAGCCATACCAGGGCAGCGCCGGCTTCCCCAAGGCCGCTAAGCTCTTCCTCCTCAAGTGGTCCTTCTACAGGTGCGCGCTGGCTGGGCGGGATACGGGCGGGAAAGGGGCTGGGCCAGAGGAAGCTCCTCCTACCGCTGCTGGACCCAGAAAAGGCTCTGGGGCCAGGCCAAAATTAGACCAGAGAAGGCCCTGCTTCTTCGGGGAGGGTGGGCCTATATGAGGATACGCCCCCTTGAGGGTGGGACCACAGAAAGCCCTGCCTCCAGAGGCCTCACGGGCCTTTTCTGAAGGCGGGGGTCCTGCTGACGATGGGCGGGGCTAGGGCCCTCCTCCATCTCTCATGGACGCCCTAGGGAAGCCTGTGCGGGGCCACGCTGTGGTAGCTAGGCTTGCTCAAGCCTCGGGTCTTTGCGGCAGGGAATGGGGGCGAAGGGGTGAGTCCGGGTCTGAGGGTCTCCTCTCTGCCACTGCCCCAGCTCCATGGTGATCCGCGACCTGACCCTGCGCAGCGCCGCCAGCTTCGGCTCCTTCCACCTCATCCGCCTGCTCTACGATGAGTACATGTACTACCTGATCGAGCATCGCGTAGCCCAGGCCAAGGGCGAGACCCCCATCGCCGTCATGGGCGAGGTGCGCGCGGCGGGACTCTGAGGGCACGGGCGGGGCGCCCCTCGGCTGGACCCTcaccccttctcctctcccctccttctaGTTCGCCAACCTGGCTACCTCCCTGAACTCCTTGGACCCGGACAAAGGTAAGTGAAGAGTTTCCCTACCCAGGGCCTGAGTAAGGCGGCGGCGTACaggggggctggggtggaggaggtgCCAGCGGAGGCCTGGTGGCGCCGCTGCCCCGCACTGAGCCAGGCCTGGCCCGTGTGCCACAgacgaggaggaggaagaggaggacgaGAGCGAGGATGAGCTGCCGCAGGACATCTCGCTCGCGGCCGGCGGCGAGTCGCCCGCGCTGGGCCCCGAGGCTCTGGAGCCACCGGCCAAGCTGGCGCGGACGGACGCGCGCGGCCTCTTCGTGCAAGCGCTGCCCTCCAGCTAAGACCGcggcctccccccgccccgcccgcccacCCTACCCCGCCGCCCCTCCTCGCCAGGGTCCCTCACAGCTTCTGTGGCTTCGCTGTCACCGCTCCAGTTTCGGCCAGGGCCAGGAGGGGGCCTCCGAGACAGGGAAGGCAAGGGGGTCCCCGCCCCCTATGGGGCCGCACAATCACAGGGCCGGGCGGAGCCGCAGCTGCAAACTCTGACACAAAAGACGTGCCTTAAGGAACCCGCCGCCGTGCCCAGGTGCCCCCTGGGGCAGCCAGCTTGGCCCCTTGGCCCGAAGGCCACAacatctccctcccctcccccaccaccccagggggcaggcaggcaggccccCTCCCTTGCGGAACTGTTAACTTATTCAGCTCGCTGGCTTTGCACAGCCTGTCCTgggcccagccctgagccccgGGTGGGCGCAGGTGGGCATCACCTGGGGACCCGTCACTGTCAGCAGCAGTCCTGGGACCCCTCCCCCAGCAACCCCACCGCTTCCCCCTTCTTGGTATAAGTGCAATTAAAGCCGTGGGTGTCGCATCTTCTCCAGAGCTAGGCCCTCTCTTGCCCCACAGCCCTACAGCGGGGCACTGCCTGGCCTGGATAGGGGAAGGGCAGCAGGGGCACTGCCTCCAGCTTCCAAAGAGCAGCAGGCTGGACCGGGCAACGGAGCCCGGAGGGGCCTGCTGCGGGCAGCGGGCCTGCTCCAAGTGCCCGTGCCTGCCCCAGCCAGGGCCGGGTACTCCGCTTGATCAGATCCAAGACCCTGAGGCCTGGGCCCTCCTCGCCGCTGGTTTGTAATGGA
Coding sequences within it:
- the RFX1 gene encoding MHC class II regulatory factor RFX1 isoform X1, coding for MATQAYVTELQAAPQPSQPPQAPPQAQPQPPPPPSAAPQPPQPPATAATPQPQYVTELQNPQPQTQPPGSQKQYVTELPAAPTPSQPAGAPAPSPASQQYIVVTVSGASPSPEGLLDDASLICSEEEEVDLCRCHQTCCSIDHPPSPCSDFPGFPHNPPPEGAMRASETVSEASPGSTASQTGVPTQVVQQVQGTQQRLLVQTSVQAKPGHVSPLQLTNIPVPQQALPTQRLVVQSTAPGGKGGQVSLTVHGTQQVHSPPERSPVQANSSSSKTAGAPTGTVSQQLQVHSVPQSVPVTQERSVVQATPQVPKAGPVQQLTVQGLQPVHVAQESSGSQFPARKAEQQEPQPTPPPEPPPRPPTPGPGPGVLAQEPPPLPPACSGEAPQLGSPEPPPPHYEPGAEQWVELVGVLPPHLLLPQQKVVLEPLPGLPAQASPDQRVRIQRVPQVLVFGTAATALKVQQLQQVPVPHVYSSQVQYVEGGDASYTASAIRSSTYPYPETPLYTQTASTSYYEAAGTAAQVSTPATSQAVASSGSVPMYVSGSQVVASSTSSGSGASNSSGGGGGSGGGGGGGGGGGSGSSSGSGAGTYVIQGGYMLGSASQSYSHTTRASPATVQWLLDNYETAEGVSLPRSTLYCHYLLHCQEQKLEPVNAASFGKLIRSVFMGLRTRRLGTRGNSKYHYYGLRIKASSPLLRLMEDQQHMAMRGQPFSQKQRLKPIQKMEGMTNGVAVGPQQATGLSDISAQVQQYQQFLDASRSLPDFSELDLQGKVLPEGVGPGDIKAFQVLYREHCEAIVDVMVNLQFTLVETLWKTFWRYNLSQPSEAPPLAVHDEAEKRLPKAILVLLSKFEPVLQWTKHCDNVLYQGLVEILIPDVLRPIPSALTQAIRNFAKSLESWLTHAMVNIPEEMLRVKVAAAGAFAQTLRRYTSLNHLAQAARAVLQNTAQINQMLSDLNRVDFANVQEQASWVCRCEDRVVQRLEQDFKVTLQQQNSLEQWAAWLDGVVSQVLKPYQGSAGFPKAAKLFLLKWSFYSSMVIRDLTLRSAASFGSFHLIRLLYDEYMYYLIEHRVAQAKGETPIAVMGEFANLATSLNSLDPDKDEEEEEEDESEDELPQDISLAAGGESPALGPEALEPPAKLARTDARGLFVQALPSS
- the RFX1 gene encoding MHC class II regulatory factor RFX1 isoform X4, whose protein sequence is MATQAYVTELQAAPQPSQPPQAPPQAQPQPPPPPSAAPQPPQPPATAATPQPQYVTELQNPQPQTQPPGSQKQYVTELPAAPTPSQPAGAPAPSPASQQYIVVTVSGASPSPEGLLDDASLICSEEEEVDLCRCHQTCCSIDHPPSPCSDFPGFPHNPPPEGAMRASETVSEASPGSTASQTGVPTQVVQQVQGTQQRLLVQTSVQAKPGHVSPLQLTNIPVPQQALPTQRLVVQSTAPGGKGGQVSLTVHGTQQVHSPPERSPVQANSSSSKTAGAPTGTVSQQLQVHSVPQSVPVTQERSVVQATPQVPKAGPVQQLTVQGLQPVHVAQEVQQLQQVPVPHVYSSQVQYVEGGDASYTASAIRSSTYPYPETPLYTQTASTSYYEAAGTAAQVSTPATSQAVASSGSVPMYVSGSQVVASSTSSGSGASNSSGGGGGSGGGGGGGGGGGSGSSSGSGAGTYVIQGGYMLGSASQSYSHTTRASPATVQWLLDNYETAEGVSLPRSTLYCHYLLHCQEQKLEPVNAASFGKLIRSVFMGLRTRRLGTRGNSKYHYYGLRIKASSPLLRLMEDQQHMAMRGQPFSQKQRLKPIQKMEGMTNGVAVGPQQATGLSDISAQVQQYQQFLDASRSLPDFSELDLQGKVLPEGVGPGDIKAFQVLYREHCEAIVDVMVNLQFTLVETLWKTFWRYNLSQPSEAPPLAVHDEAEKRLPKAILVLLSKFEPVLQWTKHCDNVLYQGLVEILIPDVLRPIPSALTQAIRNFAKSLESWLTHAMVNIPEEMLRVKVAAAGAFAQTLRRYTSLNHLAQAARAVLQNTAQINQMLSDLNRVDFANVQEQASWVCRCEDRVVQRLEQDFKVTLQQQNSLEQWAAWLDGVVSQVLKPYQGSAGFPKAAKLFLLKWSFYSSMVIRDLTLRSAASFGSFHLIRLLYDEYMYYLIEHRVAQAKGETPIAVMGEFANLATSLNSLDPDKDEEEEEEDESEDELPQDISLAAGGESPALGPEALEPPAKLARTDARGLFVQALPSS